A genomic segment from uncultured Alistipes sp. encodes:
- a CDS encoding flavodoxin family protein, which yields MKVVVLNGSPRRSGLVSRMLDEVVAGMPEGVEVERYFVHDLTVRPCCGCMKCRSLHRCVLAEDDAHRVAEALRGADALVVGSPCYWGSMSGELKVLFDRMVYALMEDREGRLPAPLHKGKRAVMVATCNTAWPFSVWFYQTSGVFRALREIFRWSGFRVAGMLGKSNCRKHPELTAREVSKCRRLGGKLCRA from the coding sequence ATGAAAGTCGTTGTTTTGAACGGAAGCCCGCGCCGCAGCGGACTGGTGTCGCGGATGCTCGACGAGGTGGTTGCCGGAATGCCCGAAGGGGTTGAGGTGGAGCGCTACTTCGTTCACGACCTGACCGTCAGACCGTGCTGCGGATGTATGAAATGCCGTTCGCTGCATCGTTGCGTGCTGGCCGAGGACGATGCGCACCGCGTGGCGGAGGCTCTTCGTGGGGCTGATGCGCTGGTGGTAGGGTCGCCCTGCTACTGGGGCAGCATGAGCGGCGAGTTGAAGGTGCTGTTCGACCGCATGGTCTATGCCCTGATGGAGGATCGGGAAGGCAGACTGCCGGCCCCGCTGCACAAGGGGAAACGGGCGGTGATGGTGGCCACATGCAATACGGCCTGGCCGTTCAGCGTCTGGTTCTACCAGACGAGCGGAGTGTTCCGCGCGTTGCGGGAGATCTTTCGTTGGAGCGGCTTCCGGGTGGCCGGGATGCTGGGCAAGAGCAATTGCCGGAAGCATCCGGAGCTGACGGCCCGTGAGGTTTCGAAATGCCGGAGACTGGGCGGAAAGCTCTGCCGGGCGTAG
- the sufC gene encoding Fe-S cluster assembly ATPase SufC, producing MLSVKNLHASVDGKEILRGIDLEVKAGEVHAIMGPNGSGKSTLASVLAGNEKFTVTEGSAEFLGRDLLSMSIEDRARLGLFLGFQYPVEIPGVTMANFMKLAVNEQRRFRGEEPLTAAEFLRLMKEKSAVVELSSKLTSRAVNEGFSGGEKKKNEIFQMAMLDPKLAILDETDSGLDIDALRIVATGVTKLHTKDNATVVITHYQRLLDYIVPDVVHVLYKGRIIYTGDKTLALKLEKEGYDWLINEYDK from the coding sequence ATGTTAAGCGTAAAGAATCTACACGCCTCGGTCGATGGCAAGGAGATTCTCCGGGGCATCGACCTGGAGGTGAAGGCCGGCGAGGTGCACGCCATCATGGGGCCCAACGGCTCGGGCAAATCGACCCTGGCATCGGTGCTCGCGGGCAACGAGAAATTCACCGTAACGGAGGGTTCGGCCGAGTTCCTGGGCCGCGATCTGCTGTCGATGTCCATCGAGGACCGCGCGCGACTGGGGCTGTTCCTGGGGTTTCAGTACCCGGTGGAGATTCCGGGGGTGACGATGGCCAACTTCATGAAACTGGCGGTCAACGAACAGCGCAGGTTCCGCGGCGAGGAGCCGCTGACGGCCGCCGAGTTCCTGCGCCTGATGAAGGAGAAGAGCGCCGTCGTGGAGTTGTCGTCGAAACTTACCTCGCGGGCCGTGAACGAAGGTTTCTCGGGCGGTGAGAAGAAGAAGAACGAGATCTTCCAGATGGCGATGCTGGACCCGAAACTGGCGATCCTGGACGAAACCGACTCGGGACTCGACATCGACGCCCTGCGGATCGTGGCCACGGGCGTCACGAAGCTGCATACGAAGGATAATGCCACGGTGGTCATCACGCACTACCAGCGGCTGCTGGACTATATCGTTCCCGACGTGGTGCACGTGCTCTACAAGGGGCGGATCATCTACACGGGTGACAAAACGCTGGCCCTGAAGCTCGAAAAGGAGGGCTATGACTGGCTGATCAACGAATACGACAAGTGA
- a CDS encoding SufD family Fe-S cluster assembly protein: MDRILEIIGELRKADREVFRVGAPVPQPYASVDPEHLRVELAAGAAAHLVVLHTKAATSSLDVTLAEGAQLELTELFLGGTFCETTVRQGARSRCRMTTVLLAGANVACRIELEGADAENNLGGAFLLGGREHGVVKLHTNHRVAECRSDSTIKGVAGGEAVGEFSGLVYVAPDAQRTDARQQSRNVLLSETARIETMPQLEIYADDVKCSHGATVGQMDSDAILYMRQRGLSEAQARRLQIEGFVGDVVRRCGMEPLGEAVLELAAEKLEKL, encoded by the coding sequence ATGGACCGGATACTGGAAATCATCGGGGAGCTCCGCAAGGCCGACCGGGAGGTGTTCCGGGTCGGGGCGCCGGTTCCGCAGCCCTATGCGTCGGTGGATCCCGAACACCTGCGGGTGGAGCTGGCGGCAGGGGCTGCGGCGCACCTGGTGGTGCTCCATACGAAGGCGGCTACGTCGTCGCTCGACGTGACGCTGGCCGAAGGCGCGCAACTCGAACTGACGGAACTGTTCCTTGGCGGGACGTTCTGCGAGACGACCGTGCGGCAGGGGGCCCGGAGCCGGTGCCGGATGACGACGGTGCTGCTGGCCGGGGCGAATGTCGCCTGCCGGATCGAACTGGAGGGTGCGGATGCCGAGAACAACCTCGGCGGTGCCTTCCTGCTGGGCGGCCGGGAGCACGGGGTCGTGAAACTCCATACGAACCACCGGGTTGCGGAGTGCCGCAGCGACTCCACGATCAAGGGCGTGGCGGGCGGTGAGGCCGTGGGCGAGTTTTCGGGACTGGTCTACGTGGCGCCGGATGCCCAGCGGACCGACGCGCGGCAGCAGAGCCGCAACGTGCTGCTGAGCGAGACGGCGCGTATCGAGACGATGCCGCAGCTGGAGATCTATGCCGACGACGTGAAGTGTTCGCACGGTGCGACCGTCGGGCAGATGGACTCCGACGCGATTCTCTACATGCGGCAGCGGGGCCTGAGCGAGGCGCAGGCGCGGCGGCTGCAGATCGAGGGCTTCGTGGGCGACGTGGTTCGCCGCTGCGGGATGGAGCCGCTGGGCGAGGCCGTGTTGGAACTCGCGGCGGAGAAACTGGAAAAACTGTAA
- a CDS encoding cysteine desulfurase has product MFDVEKIREEFPILGRKVYGRPLVYLDSGATAQKPLSVIETVDRLHREGNANIHRGVHLLSEEATELYEAARQRIADFIGASSKEEVVFTAGATASLNTVAYAWGDAFVGAGDNIVVSEMEHHSNLVPWQLVARRRGAELRMLPFDDRGALRTDLLPTLIDSRTRVVAVTQASNTLGTRPDLRPVIEAAHAVGAIAVVDGCQGVVHGGADVRALDCDFYAFSGHKLYGPTGIGVLYGKRELLDRMPPFLGGGDMVDRVSFARTTFAPVPLKFEAGTANFIGAIGLGEAVRFLERFDAAEIEAHESALLRRATERLSAIEGLRIYGETTDKCAIVSFNIEEVHPYDVGMILDKLGIAIRTGQHCAEPVMEHFGVTGMCRASFALYNTAAEVDALAAGVERAVRMLRN; this is encoded by the coding sequence ATGTTCGACGTCGAAAAGATACGTGAGGAGTTCCCGATCCTGGGGCGCAAGGTCTACGGACGTCCGCTGGTCTACCTCGACAGCGGGGCCACGGCGCAGAAGCCGCTGTCGGTGATCGAGACCGTCGACCGGCTGCACCGCGAGGGGAATGCCAACATCCACCGGGGCGTGCACCTCCTGTCGGAGGAGGCCACGGAACTTTACGAGGCGGCGCGGCAGCGGATCGCCGACTTCATCGGCGCCTCGTCGAAGGAGGAGGTGGTCTTCACGGCCGGGGCTACGGCGTCGCTCAATACGGTGGCCTACGCCTGGGGCGATGCGTTTGTCGGCGCGGGGGACAATATCGTGGTGAGCGAGATGGAGCACCACTCGAACCTCGTTCCGTGGCAGTTGGTCGCCCGGCGGCGGGGAGCCGAGTTGCGGATGCTTCCGTTCGACGACCGGGGGGCGCTGCGCACGGACCTGCTTCCGACGCTCATCGACTCCCGCACGCGCGTGGTGGCCGTGACGCAGGCCTCGAATACGCTCGGTACGCGTCCCGACCTGCGGCCCGTCATCGAGGCGGCCCATGCCGTCGGGGCCATTGCGGTGGTCGACGGTTGCCAGGGCGTGGTCCACGGCGGTGCCGACGTCCGGGCGCTGGACTGCGACTTCTATGCCTTCTCGGGCCACAAGCTCTACGGCCCGACGGGCATCGGCGTGCTGTACGGCAAGCGCGAATTGCTGGACCGGATGCCGCCCTTCCTCGGCGGCGGGGATATGGTCGACCGGGTGTCGTTCGCGCGGACGACCTTTGCGCCCGTACCGTTGAAATTCGAGGCAGGTACGGCCAACTTCATCGGCGCCATCGGGCTGGGCGAGGCGGTCCGGTTCCTCGAACGCTTCGACGCGGCGGAGATCGAGGCGCACGAATCGGCGCTGCTGAGGCGTGCCACCGAACGCCTTTCGGCCATCGAGGGCCTGCGCATCTACGGAGAGACGACGGACAAGTGCGCCATCGTGTCGTTCAACATCGAGGAGGTGCACCCCTACGACGTGGGGATGATCCTCGACAAACTGGGCATCGCAATCCGGACGGGGCAGCATTGTGCCGAACCGGTCATGGAGCACTTCGGCGTGACGGGCATGTGCCGGGCGTCGTTTGCGCTGTACAATACGGCGGCGGAGGTCGATGCGCTGGCGGCCGGCGTGGAACGGGCCGTCCGGATGCTGCGCAACTGA
- the tmk gene encoding dTMP kinase codes for MFIVLEGLDGAGKSTQIRLLRSLFAERGVASEYVHFPRFDAPVYGELIARFLRGEFGGVNEVDPYLVALLFAGDRAEAGGMIREWLSEGRAVILDRYVWSNVGFQCAKLPAGEARERLARWILDLEFGHNALPRPDVSLFLDVPFSFTERKLAETREGDDRRYLQGARDIHEDALDLQRRVREVYLSMAARDASLRVVDCSTPAGAMESPEGIFEKIRGVLAPIIDAR; via the coding sequence ATGTTCATCGTACTCGAAGGTCTGGACGGAGCCGGGAAATCGACCCAGATACGGCTGTTGCGGTCGCTCTTTGCGGAGCGGGGCGTAGCGAGTGAATACGTTCATTTCCCGCGTTTCGACGCGCCAGTCTACGGCGAACTGATCGCCCGCTTCCTGCGGGGCGAATTCGGGGGTGTGAACGAGGTGGACCCCTACTTGGTGGCGCTGCTCTTTGCCGGGGACCGGGCCGAAGCGGGCGGGATGATCCGCGAATGGCTCTCGGAGGGTCGGGCGGTGATTCTGGACCGCTACGTCTGGTCGAACGTGGGCTTCCAGTGTGCGAAGCTCCCTGCCGGCGAGGCGCGCGAACGGCTGGCGCGGTGGATCCTCGACCTGGAGTTCGGGCACAACGCCCTGCCGCGTCCCGACGTGTCGCTGTTCCTCGACGTGCCCTTCTCGTTCACGGAGCGGAAGCTCGCCGAGACGCGCGAGGGTGACGACCGCCGCTACCTGCAGGGTGCGCGGGACATCCACGAGGATGCGCTGGATCTCCAGCGCCGGGTGCGCGAGGTCTACCTTTCGATGGCTGCGCGGGACGCTTCGCTGCGCGTGGTCGACTGCAGTACGCCGGCGGGCGCGATGGAGAGCCCGGAGGGCATATTCGAAAAAATCCGCGGGGTGTTGGCCCCGATAATCGACGCACGATGA
- a CDS encoding BT_3928 family protein, whose product MRRTRGFKIATNICRVILAVTFIFSGFTKVIDPWGTALKVNEYLSIYGMEWLQPASMTFSIWLCGAELMMGCMLLFKVRIRLISIFAVVSMLFFTVLTLLSATVLPVEDCGCFGDALKLTPWETFVKNLVLLPMAVVVWWRYRPDKIFAFKPLEIVLTCLFFSLSMYLGYYCYIHLPLIDFLPYKVGVNIHEAMQAPVVEAGETETVLVYRNRATGEEREFALEDPEWQDDTKWEWVDTRTTSDVPSVRPLVSEFALHDAEGDATEEVITRPGRVYMLCVTAFDRLPRGCARRMARLVERAREEGAGVVCLTPDPLYGEMWHDFGTGKVRCYNIDASTMRTMLRAENGLVTLDDGTITAKRNCRDIRP is encoded by the coding sequence ATGAGAAGGACCCGGGGATTCAAGATCGCAACCAATATCTGCCGGGTGATCCTGGCCGTGACGTTCATCTTCTCGGGCTTCACGAAGGTGATCGACCCGTGGGGCACGGCCCTGAAGGTGAACGAATACCTCTCGATCTACGGCATGGAGTGGCTGCAGCCTGCGTCGATGACCTTTTCGATCTGGCTGTGCGGCGCCGAGCTGATGATGGGCTGCATGTTGCTCTTCAAGGTGCGGATCCGGCTGATTTCGATCTTCGCGGTGGTGTCGATGCTCTTCTTCACGGTGCTGACGCTGCTGAGCGCCACGGTGCTGCCGGTCGAGGACTGCGGCTGCTTCGGCGATGCGCTGAAGCTCACGCCGTGGGAGACCTTCGTGAAGAACCTCGTGCTGCTGCCGATGGCCGTGGTGGTGTGGTGGCGTTACCGCCCGGACAAGATCTTCGCCTTCAAACCCCTGGAGATCGTGCTGACCTGTCTCTTTTTCTCACTGTCGATGTACCTGGGCTACTATTGTTATATCCACCTTCCGCTCATCGATTTCCTGCCCTATAAGGTGGGGGTGAACATCCACGAGGCGATGCAGGCTCCGGTCGTCGAGGCGGGCGAGACGGAGACGGTGCTCGTCTACCGCAACCGGGCGACGGGCGAGGAGCGGGAATTCGCGCTGGAGGACCCCGAGTGGCAGGACGATACGAAATGGGAGTGGGTCGATACGCGCACGACGAGCGATGTGCCGTCGGTCCGGCCGTTGGTGAGTGAATTCGCGCTGCACGATGCCGAGGGCGATGCCACGGAGGAGGTGATCACCCGCCCGGGTCGGGTCTACATGCTCTGCGTCACGGCGTTCGACCGCCTGCCGCGGGGTTGTGCGCGGCGGATGGCGCGGCTGGTCGAACGGGCCCGCGAGGAGGGTGCCGGGGTGGTTTGCCTGACGCCCGACCCGCTCTACGGGGAGATGTGGCACGACTTCGGAACCGGGAAGGTGCGGTGTTACAACATCGACGCCTCGACGATGCGGACGATGCTGCGGGCCGAAAACGGGCTGGTGACGCTGGACGACGGCACGATCACGGCTAAAAGGAACTGTCGGGATATTCGTCCGTAG
- a CDS encoding tetratricopeptide repeat protein gives MRKSRILTLIVAFTLSLPVVRAADSDPETLVRRARDLFGYGRWSDARHELLRAREALEPADRLLSQEIEYYLAACAVELGSADAEAALREFENRYPESVYANDVRFSLGSFYCAAGNMPRAREAFERTNYNALSAPRREQYDIRMGYVEFSEGDYKAAYEHFDRIGSRSEYADHARYYLSYIDYAEGRYVRAKQGFEALKGSDAYGALVPYYLLQIEFREGNYRYVVEHGEELARKAVPERRAELERVIAESWFRLEDFNRTLEHLAAYRSAGGEMDRDACYLEGFSLYRTARYGEAAEWLRKACGAEDALTQNASYHLADCYLRAGDKERAMQAFAMAADESLDAAVAEDALFNYAKLQYELGGGAFNGAINLLTRYIERYPASPRASEARTLLIAAYYNSRDYDAAYRAIKSMPSGDAEIRAALQKIAYFRGLEAYKAGDLRAARACFAESQSANISPKYTALSTFWQGEIAFSEGDYAVAAAKYNAYLKRAPRSEREYALAWYNLGYCAFDRNDPEQAGASFRKFLGAYAPRDRYRADALNRLGDVAYADRRFEEAVGEYDRAIALGTPEKEYAQYKRAVTLGILGRTEQKQQALRQIEAAGGDYADEASYELGRSYIAQEKYAEGAAQLERFVAKYPSSPRVMQAWSDLGLAYLNLGDKQKSLACYDRVVGSAPQSSEARDAMQSIREIYVSEGDVDAYFEYAARAGVESDLTALSRDSLSFAAARKLYLDGDREAATRSLRNYVESYPKGSYRTDALYYLSDCYLVADDRERAIETLTELAEQGTTQYTVPVLEKLAEITFEERRWDESAAAYRRLYDAAPSRTGREDAMTGYVRATVAGGDASKIAAMAADVAACKDAGTVALRESKYALATQLREAGDAAAAGKLYRELAAEVRTKEGSEAAYRVIEAIFAEGALDRTEQEVFAFSERDPQPYWLAKAYLLLGEVYVRKGDTFQARATWQSVADGYSPADDGIVEEAKARIAKLN, from the coding sequence ATGCGAAAATCCCGGATCCTGACGCTGATAGTGGCGTTCACGCTCTCGCTGCCCGTTGTGCGGGCTGCGGATTCCGATCCCGAAACCCTGGTGCGGCGGGCCCGCGACCTCTTCGGCTACGGCCGCTGGAGCGATGCCCGCCACGAACTGCTGCGGGCCCGCGAGGCGCTCGAACCTGCGGACCGCCTGCTCTCGCAGGAGATCGAATACTACCTGGCGGCCTGCGCCGTGGAGCTGGGCAGCGCCGATGCCGAAGCGGCCCTGCGCGAATTCGAAAACCGCTATCCCGAATCGGTCTATGCCAATGACGTGCGCTTCTCGCTCGGATCGTTCTATTGCGCCGCGGGGAACATGCCCCGGGCCCGCGAGGCCTTCGAGCGCACCAACTACAACGCCCTGAGCGCCCCGCGCCGCGAGCAGTACGACATCCGCATGGGGTATGTCGAGTTCTCGGAAGGCGACTACAAGGCGGCCTATGAACATTTCGACCGGATCGGCAGCCGCAGCGAATATGCCGACCATGCACGCTATTACCTCTCCTATATCGACTATGCCGAGGGGCGCTATGTGCGGGCCAAGCAGGGCTTCGAGGCGCTGAAAGGAAGCGATGCCTACGGGGCGCTGGTTCCCTATTACCTGCTTCAGATCGAATTCCGCGAGGGCAACTACCGCTACGTCGTGGAGCACGGCGAAGAACTGGCCCGGAAGGCCGTTCCGGAGCGCCGAGCCGAGCTGGAACGGGTGATTGCCGAGTCGTGGTTCCGGCTGGAGGATTTCAACCGCACGCTGGAGCATCTGGCCGCCTACCGGAGTGCGGGCGGGGAGATGGACCGCGACGCCTGCTACCTGGAGGGCTTCTCGCTCTACCGCACGGCCCGCTACGGGGAGGCTGCCGAATGGCTGCGCAAGGCGTGCGGCGCGGAGGATGCGTTGACGCAGAACGCCTCCTACCACCTGGCCGACTGCTACCTGCGGGCCGGGGACAAGGAGCGGGCGATGCAGGCCTTTGCGATGGCCGCGGACGAGTCGCTGGATGCCGCGGTGGCCGAGGACGCGCTGTTCAACTACGCCAAACTGCAGTACGAACTGGGCGGCGGGGCCTTCAACGGGGCGATCAACCTCCTGACCCGCTATATCGAACGTTACCCCGCGTCGCCGCGGGCCTCCGAGGCGCGGACGCTGCTCATTGCGGCCTACTACAACTCCCGCGACTACGATGCCGCCTACCGGGCCATCAAGTCGATGCCTTCGGGCGATGCGGAGATCCGTGCGGCGCTGCAGAAGATCGCCTATTTCCGCGGGCTGGAGGCCTACAAGGCGGGCGACCTGCGGGCGGCCCGGGCCTGCTTCGCCGAGTCGCAGTCGGCGAACATCAGCCCCAAATATACGGCGTTGAGCACCTTCTGGCAGGGTGAGATCGCCTTCTCCGAGGGGGATTACGCCGTGGCGGCCGCGAAGTACAACGCCTACCTGAAGCGTGCGCCGCGCAGCGAGCGTGAATATGCGCTGGCGTGGTACAACCTGGGTTACTGCGCCTTCGACCGCAACGACCCCGAACAGGCCGGGGCGTCGTTCCGCAAATTCCTCGGAGCCTACGCCCCGCGCGACCGCTACCGGGCCGATGCCCTGAACCGGCTGGGCGACGTGGCCTATGCGGACCGGCGCTTCGAGGAGGCGGTCGGGGAGTACGACCGGGCCATTGCGCTGGGAACCCCCGAGAAGGAGTACGCCCAGTACAAGCGGGCCGTGACGCTCGGCATCCTGGGCCGCACGGAGCAGAAACAGCAGGCCCTGCGCCAGATCGAGGCGGCGGGCGGCGACTATGCCGACGAGGCCTCCTACGAACTGGGCCGCAGCTATATCGCACAGGAGAAATACGCCGAGGGTGCCGCCCAGTTGGAGCGGTTCGTGGCGAAATACCCCTCGTCGCCGCGTGTCATGCAGGCGTGGTCGGACCTGGGTCTGGCCTACCTGAACCTCGGGGACAAGCAGAAGTCGCTGGCCTGCTACGACCGCGTGGTGGGGTCGGCCCCGCAATCCTCCGAGGCCCGGGATGCGATGCAGAGCATCCGGGAGATCTACGTCTCGGAGGGCGATGTTGACGCCTACTTCGAGTATGCCGCCAGGGCGGGGGTGGAGAGCGACCTGACGGCGCTGTCGCGCGACTCGCTGTCGTTCGCCGCGGCGCGGAAACTCTACCTCGACGGCGACCGGGAGGCGGCGACCCGTTCGCTGCGCAACTACGTGGAGAGTTACCCCAAGGGCTCCTACCGCACCGATGCGCTCTACTACCTGAGCGACTGCTACCTCGTGGCGGACGACCGCGAGCGGGCGATCGAGACCCTCACGGAGCTGGCCGAGCAGGGTACGACGCAATATACGGTTCCGGTGCTGGAGAAACTCGCCGAGATAACCTTCGAGGAGCGGCGCTGGGACGAGTCGGCGGCGGCCTACCGGCGGTTGTACGATGCCGCACCGAGCCGGACCGGGCGTGAGGATGCCATGACGGGTTACGTGCGGGCCACGGTGGCCGGGGGCGATGCGTCGAAGATTGCCGCGATGGCCGCCGATGTCGCGGCCTGCAAGGATGCCGGGACGGTGGCCCTGCGCGAATCGAAATACGCTCTGGCCACGCAGCTCCGCGAGGCGGGCGATGCGGCCGCTGCCGGGAAACTCTACCGCGAACTGGCCGCGGAGGTGCGCACAAAGGAGGGTTCCGAAGCCGCCTACCGCGTGATCGAGGCGATATTCGCCGAGGGGGCGCTGGACCGCACCGAACAGGAGGTCTTCGCCTTTTCGGAGCGGGATCCGCAACCCTACTGGCTGGCCAAGGCCTACCTGCTGCTGGGCGAAGTCTACGTCCGCAAGGGCGACACGTTCCAGGCCCGGGCCACGTGGCAGAGTGTGGCCGACGGCTACTCGCCCGCCGATGACGGAATCGTGGAGGAGGCCAAGGCGCGAATCGCAAAACTCAACTGA
- the rd gene encoding rubredoxin, protein MKHAMPELPYAMEALAPKMSRETLDYHYGKHLQTYVDNLNRLIPGTPYEAMPLDEIVRRADGAVFNNAAQAWNHTFFFQMLTPAPKAMPEALAAKLAAEFGSVEAFREQFAKAAVGLFGSGWVWLAADRSGKLSIVAKPNAGNPMTEGLRPVLTVDVWEHAYYIDYRNRRADFVAAWWELVDWRKVADRAIPRRYKCTACDYVYDPAKGDPETGIAPGTPFEEIPDDWACPLCGLSKDAFRPMEE, encoded by the coding sequence ATGAAACATGCGATGCCCGAGCTTCCCTATGCGATGGAAGCCCTTGCCCCGAAGATGAGCCGGGAGACGCTCGACTACCACTACGGGAAACACCTTCAGACTTATGTGGACAACCTGAACCGGCTGATTCCCGGAACCCCCTACGAGGCGATGCCGCTCGACGAGATCGTGCGCCGGGCCGACGGAGCCGTCTTCAACAACGCCGCACAGGCCTGGAACCATACCTTCTTTTTCCAAATGCTGACCCCGGCGCCGAAAGCCATGCCCGAGGCGCTGGCCGCCAAACTTGCCGCCGAATTCGGATCAGTGGAGGCCTTCAGGGAGCAGTTCGCCAAGGCAGCCGTAGGGCTCTTCGGCTCGGGCTGGGTGTGGCTGGCCGCCGACCGGTCGGGGAAACTCTCGATCGTGGCCAAACCCAATGCCGGGAATCCGATGACCGAGGGGCTGCGTCCGGTGCTGACGGTCGACGTCTGGGAGCACGCCTACTACATCGACTACCGCAACCGCCGGGCCGATTTCGTGGCGGCGTGGTGGGAGCTTGTCGACTGGCGGAAGGTGGCCGACCGGGCCATTCCGCGGCGTTACAAATGCACGGCGTGCGACTACGTTTACGACCCCGCAAAGGGTGATCCCGAGACGGGTATCGCTCCCGGTACGCCCTTCGAGGAGATTCCCGACGACTGGGCCTGCCCGCTTTGCGGACTTTCGAAGGATGCCTTTCGGCCGATGGAGGAGTAG
- a CDS encoding choloylglycine hydrolase family protein encodes MKLKIGLLGVAALCGTLQALACTGISLTAADGSYVQSRTIEWGSSALESMYVIIPRGQALHSLTPTGGQGLAYTARYGVVGLAVVEQAFIAEGINEAGLSAGLFFFPQYGGYETYDPAQDNRTLVDLQVAGWILTQFSTIDEVKAAIGKVRIVGLEANAVVHWRIGEPSGRQVVLEIVGGVPHFYENEVGVLTNAPGFEWQVTNLNNYVNLRPGDVEPYQVGEKALRAFGATAGFLGLPGDDTPPSRFVRAAFFRATAPQRATAFETVQECFHLLNNFDVPIGLEHPAGQCPDIPSATQWTSAIDLTHRLLYYKTAYNNTIRCIDLSQIDFGKVRYQSHPLDRVQQQPVERITVKS; translated from the coding sequence ATGAAACTGAAAATCGGATTATTGGGTGTCGCCGCGTTGTGCGGTACCCTCCAGGCCCTGGCCTGCACGGGTATCTCGCTGACGGCTGCCGACGGCAGTTACGTGCAGTCGCGCACGATCGAATGGGGCAGCAGCGCTCTGGAGAGCATGTACGTCATTATTCCGCGGGGGCAGGCGCTGCACTCGCTCACACCGACCGGCGGCCAGGGGCTCGCCTACACGGCGCGTTACGGCGTGGTGGGGCTGGCCGTGGTCGAGCAGGCGTTCATCGCCGAGGGGATCAACGAAGCGGGACTTTCGGCCGGGCTCTTCTTCTTCCCGCAGTACGGCGGCTACGAGACTTATGACCCGGCGCAGGACAACCGCACGCTGGTCGACTTGCAGGTTGCCGGATGGATTCTCACGCAGTTCTCGACGATCGACGAGGTGAAGGCCGCGATCGGAAAGGTCCGCATCGTGGGGCTTGAAGCCAATGCCGTCGTGCATTGGCGCATCGGTGAGCCGTCGGGGCGTCAGGTGGTGCTGGAGATCGTCGGGGGCGTGCCGCACTTCTACGAGAACGAGGTCGGCGTGCTGACCAACGCGCCCGGCTTCGAGTGGCAGGTGACCAACCTGAACAACTACGTGAATCTCCGTCCGGGGGACGTTGAACCCTACCAGGTGGGCGAAAAGGCGCTGCGGGCCTTCGGCGCTACGGCGGGATTCCTCGGACTGCCGGGTGACGACACGCCGCCGTCGCGGTTCGTGCGTGCGGCTTTCTTCCGGGCCACGGCTCCGCAGCGGGCCACGGCTTTCGAGACGGTGCAGGAGTGCTTCCACCTGTTGAACAACTTCGACGTGCCGATCGGTCTCGAACACCCCGCCGGGCAGTGCCCCGACATCCCGAGCGCCACGCAGTGGACCTCGGCCATCGACCTGACCCACCGTCTGCTCTACTACAAGACGGCCTACAACAACACGATCCGCTGCATCGACCTTTCGCAGATCGATTTCGGGAAGGTGCGCTACCAGTCGCATCCGCTGGACCGCGTGCAGCAGCAGCCCGTGGAGCGGATCACGGTGAAGAGCTGA
- a CDS encoding DMT family protein: protein MFRGFATVLLLVISNAFMTLAWYGHIAFKSRLERFGAMAIIFLSWGIALFEYCFQVPANRIGSAEFGGPFSIWELKVIQEVVSLLVFTVFALVFMKSDTLRWNHLAGFLCIILAVYFIFRK from the coding sequence ATGTTCCGGGGATTTGCCACCGTTTTGCTGCTCGTCATCTCCAACGCCTTCATGACGCTGGCCTGGTACGGGCATATCGCCTTCAAATCGCGGCTCGAACGTTTCGGGGCCATGGCCATCATCTTCCTGAGTTGGGGCATCGCCCTCTTCGAATACTGCTTCCAGGTCCCGGCCAACCGCATCGGTTCGGCCGAGTTCGGGGGGCCCTTCTCGATCTGGGAGCTCAAGGTCATCCAGGAGGTCGTCTCCCTGCTGGTCTTCACCGTCTTCGCGCTCGTCTTCATGAAGTCCGACACCCTGCGCTGGAACCACCTCGCAGGTTTCCTCTGCATCATCCTGGCCGTCTACTTCATCTTCCGCAAATAA